Genomic window (Gemmatimonadaceae bacterium):
TCGAGCACCACCTCGCCTTCGCGCAGTTCGGCCAGCGCCGTCGGGTTGCCGCAGCCGAGTGACGCGAGGACGGCGGCACTCGGCAGTTCATCCGTTTCGCCGTTCACGTAGAGGTTCGAGGTGATCGGATCCACGCTGCCATTGAACGCCGCGCCGCCGCAGCACGAGTTCACCGGTCCGCAGCAGCTACCGGCCGCCGGTTCCGCAACCTCCAGCACCCGTCGTGCCGCGGCGCCGTACTTCTCGCGCACCAGGGTGGTGACATCGATCTGATTCGCCGACATGATCGCTCCCGTTCAGCAAGATTTCTTGATGCGTTGAACCAACGAAGTGGCGCCCGCAGGCGCCGTCGCTCCACAAGTCACGAGCCTAGCCGCAGCAGCGGCCGAACACCTTGAGCTGCCGCTTCCCGGCCGTGGCATCCGTGCCGAGCACGCGCACCAGATCATGGACCTGCTCCAGTGCCTCGGCATTGATGCGGTAGTACGACCAGCGCCCTTCCTTGCGGTCGCTCACGAGGCCAGCCTCGCGGAGCACCTTGAGATGAAAGGACAGCCGTGACTGCGCGGTGTCGAGATCGGCCTGCAGATCGCACACACAGCGTTCTCCCTCACGCAGCATGTCCAGCACTGCCAGGCGCGTCTCATCGGAGAGCGCATGAAAGAGCGTGGCGGAGTGCGTGAGATCGATGGATGTCGCGGACATGGGATGATTATATCAAGTTTTGTTGATCAGTCAAGGAGCGCCCGACGGTGTGATTTCGGCACTTACCGAGCTCCTCGAACGTTCGTAACCTGCAGCGCGGTGCGCAGCCCTTTGGCCAGCGTGACCGCGTCGGCATTGCCCCAGAAGTGCAGGAAGAAGAGGCGCGGCTCATCCATCAGGAGATGGTTGTGCAGGCTCGTGACCTCGATACCGGCGGTGCGCAGCGCGCGAATCACGGCGTTGACCTCCGGCGCGATCATCACGAAGTCGCCGGTTATCACCGCCCGGCCGTTGCCCGTCGGCTGGAAGTTGATCGCCGTGGCCACGCCCATGGACGCCGGCAACACCACGTCCGCATCGTGCAGCGTTTCCATGCGCGGCACCGAGACCTGCCAGACACCGCCGTTGCTCTTCCCGGGGGCACCCAATGCACTCGTGATGGCGGCCGTATCCAGAGCGACCGGCGCGGCGGGTGCGGCGGTCGCGGGCGGGGCCGGTGTACCGGTGTGTGTCAGCGCCGCGCGTACCGCCTTCGCGATCGCCACCGGATCGCCGTGCCCGTGAATGTGCACGTACAGGATGCGCGGCGATTCACGAATCACGTGATGGTGAATCGCACTCTGCTCGATGCCCCCCTCCTGCAGCGCCGAGAGCACCGGATTGAGCTCGTCGTCGCGGAGCACCAGATCGCCCATCGCCAGCACACCGTTCGCGCCGGGCAGCATCGCCATCCACGACCCGAGCGCGAACGCCGGGCGGAGCGTCACGCCATCCGCAACGACCGTGAGGTCTGATCGCGGCATGCTCCAGCGATGCACGCCGCCATCCTGCGCGGCACTCGGGCGGCCGAAGGCCGCCTCCACCGCAGCCCAATCTACCGTTGGCGATTGCGCGCGCCCGCGTGCAGGGACGAGCACGAGCCACAGGGCCGCAAACCGCAGCAGCATCCGAACCATGACAGTTCCACCGGAAAGGCGGGGCGGGACGCACACGCGACGGTCGCGTGACGTCCCGCAATCTACTACACGAACCGCAGCTGTACTGCCCGCGGCTATTCGTGCATGAGCAGGTCGCCACAGGCGACGATCTTGCTCATGTTCGCGGCGGACTCATGAATGTTCACGTAGTAGCTGCCGTCTTCGGGCATGACCATCGCGAGCGTAGCCGTGGCCTTCCCCGCACCGTTGGCGCCGACCGTGATGGGCGTGTACGCCTTCGCATCGCCGAGCACCGGGCCCGGCTTGGCGCAGCTGCCCACGTGCACGTGCCACGGGCGCACCGCGCCGGCCACGTCATTCTTGTAGTCCACGCTGGCCACGGTGGTCTTGGGCGCCTTGCCCTTTTCCATTTCGATCTCGCCGCGGATCTTCGATCCATCCTTGCCCATCACCATGCCTTCCCAGGCATCGTGGAGCACCGCGGCCGACGCGGTGGAGGTCACCAGCACAGCGGCGGCAAGCAGCAGGCGGGGAGAGTGGCGCATAAGCGGTAGCTCGGGTCGGTGGGGAGCGCGCAGGAATGGGCGGGAGCGCGAGCAACTCGCGCCGCTGAATTCTATCGCTTGGCGTCTCGCAATGCCCGGGTGATGAGCGGCGCCACCACGCCCGCCATCACACGATAGCCCGCCTCGGTGGGATGCACGCCATCGCTGGCGTACTCAGCCTTCATGCCGAGCCGCTCATCCTTGAGCGGCGTATGGTAGTCCACGTACAGCGCGCCGCGTGATGCGGCGTACTGCGCGATCCAGGCGTTGAGCGCGACGATCTTGGGCGCTGGCTCCAGCCCCCGCTTCCACGGATAGTCGAACACCGGCGTCACGCTGCACAGCAGCACGCGGATGTTGTTCGCCTGGGCGATCTCGGTCATCGCCGCGAGATTGCTTTCGATCTCCTCGAGCGTTGCCGGACCGGTGTTCCCCGCGATGTCATTCGTCCCCGCCAGGATCACCACCGCCGCCGGCTTGAGCGCCACCACATCCTGCCGGAAGCGCAGCAGCATCTGCGCCGTGGTCTGCCCGCTGATGCCGCGCCCGATGTACGGCTTGCCGGGAAACATCGCCGGGAAGTACTTGGCCCAACCCTCGGTGATCGAGTTGCCAAAGAACACCACGCGCGGCTCGCCGGCGACCGGTGCCGGCAGCGCCGCGTTCTCGGCCTGATAGCGCGCGAGATTGGCGAACTGGGCGGCGGAGGGGGCTTGGGACATGGCGATGCGCGGCAGAACGAACACCGTGGCAAGCAGCGCCGCGAGGCGGGACGTGCGGAGGCGAGCAGACATGGCCGTGGTGCGAGAGGAGGGGCCGTGAACCGGCGGCGGCGAGGGCCGTCGCCCAATACTGATCACGCCCCCGCATCGCGCCAGCCCCATCAGCGGTCGATCAGCCGCTGCAACGCCTCCGGATACCGCTCGCCCGACACCGCGAGCGTGCGCGTCGCCTCGTCCATCGCCCGCAGTT
Coding sequences:
- a CDS encoding metalloregulator ArsR/SmtB family transcription factor — its product is MSATSIDLTHSATLFHALSDETRLAVLDMLREGERCVCDLQADLDTAQSRLSFHLKVLREAGLVSDRKEGRWSYYRINAEALEQVHDLVRVLGTDATAGKRQLKVFGRCCG
- a CDS encoding DUF1259 domain-containing protein, translating into MVRMLLRFAALWLVLVPARGRAQSPTVDWAAVEAAFGRPSAAQDGGVHRWSMPRSDLTVVADGVTLRPAFALGSWMAMLPGANGVLAMGDLVLRDDELNPVLSALQEGGIEQSAIHHHVIRESPRILYVHIHGHGDPVAIAKAVRAALTHTGTPAPPATAAPAAPVALDTAAITSALGAPGKSNGGVWQVSVPRMETLHDADVVLPASMGVATAINFQPTGNGRAVITGDFVMIAPEVNAVIRALRTAGIEVTSLHNHLLMDEPRLFFLHFWGNADAVTLAKGLRTALQVTNVRGAR
- a CDS encoding SGNH/GDSL hydrolase family protein, yielding MSQAPSAAQFANLARYQAENAALPAPVAGEPRVVFFGNSITEGWAKYFPAMFPGKPYIGRGISGQTTAQMLLRFRQDVVALKPAAVVILAGTNDIAGNTGPATLEEIESNLAAMTEIAQANNIRVLLCSVTPVFDYPWKRGLEPAPKIVALNAWIAQYAASRGALYVDYHTPLKDERLGMKAEYASDGVHPTEAGYRVMAGVVAPLITRALRDAKR